The proteins below are encoded in one region of Mycobacterium shinjukuense:
- a CDS encoding family 1 encapsulin nanocompartment shell protein: MNNLYRELAPVTEAAWAEIEVEAARTFKRHIAGRRVVDVSDPGGPVTAAVSTGRLIDVAAPTEGVIAHLRASKPLVRLRVPFTLSRGEIDDVERGSQDSDWDPVKEAAKKLAFVEDRTIFEGYAAASIEGIRSASSNPPLTLPDDPREIPDVISQALSELRLAGVDGPYSVLLSADVYTKVSETSDHGYPIREHLNRLVDGDIIWAPAIDGAFVLTTRGGDFDLRLGTDVSIGYLSHDADTVQLYLQETLTFLCYTAEASVALGP, from the coding sequence ATGAACAACCTCTACCGCGAGCTGGCACCGGTCACCGAAGCCGCCTGGGCGGAAATCGAGGTGGAGGCGGCGCGGACGTTCAAGCGGCATATCGCCGGACGGCGGGTGGTCGACGTCAGCGACCCCGGCGGTCCGGTCACCGCGGCCGTCAGCACCGGCCGGCTGATCGACGTCGCGGCGCCCACCGAGGGCGTCATAGCCCACCTGCGGGCAAGCAAACCCCTTGTCCGACTGCGGGTTCCGTTCACCCTGTCGCGAGGCGAGATCGACGACGTCGAGCGCGGGTCACAGGACTCCGACTGGGACCCGGTCAAGGAGGCCGCCAAGAAGCTCGCCTTCGTCGAGGATCGCACCATCTTCGAGGGTTACGCTGCCGCGTCGATCGAGGGCATCCGCAGCGCCAGCTCGAACCCGCCGCTGACGTTGCCCGACGATCCGCGGGAAATCCCCGATGTCATCTCCCAGGCGCTGTCCGAGCTGAGGTTGGCCGGTGTCGACGGCCCGTACTCGGTGCTGTTGTCGGCCGACGTCTACACCAAGGTCAGCGAGACCTCCGATCACGGATATCCCATCCGCGAGCACTTGAACCGGCTGGTCGACGGGGACATCATCTGGGCGCCGGCCATCGACGGCGCTTTCGTGTTGACCACCCGGGGCGGCGACTTCGACCTGCGATTGGGCACCGACGTCTCGATCGGCTACCTCAGCCACGACGCCGACACGGTGCAGCTGTATCTGCAGGAGACGCTGACGTTCCTGTGCTACACCGCCGAGGCGTCGGTCGCGCTTGGCCCGTAA
- a CDS encoding Dyp-type peroxidase has product MPVSAVSPQPILAPLTPAAIFLVATINDGGEAIVHDALPGLSGLVRAIGFRDPAKHLSVVASIGSGAWDRLFAGPRPAELHPFIELTGPRQVAPATPGDLLFHIRAETMDVCFELAGRIVKSMAGAVTVVDEVHGFRFFDNRDLLGFVDGTENPGGPAAAHATTIGDEDPDFAGACYVHVQKYLHDMAAWESLTVTEQERVIGRTKLDDIELDDDAKPSNSHIALNVITDAEGSELKIVRHNMPFGEVGKGEYGTYFIGYSRTPRVTEHMLRNMFLGDPPGNTDRVLDFSTAVTGGLFFTPTIDFLDDPPPLPGPQMSPAASPASGDGSLGIGSLKGTSR; this is encoded by the coding sequence GTGCCTGTGTCCGCCGTTTCGCCGCAGCCGATCCTGGCGCCCTTGACGCCGGCCGCCATCTTCCTCGTCGCCACCATCAACGACGGTGGCGAGGCGATCGTGCACGACGCGTTGCCGGGTCTGTCGGGATTGGTGCGCGCGATCGGCTTTCGCGATCCGGCGAAACACCTGTCGGTGGTGGCCTCGATCGGATCGGGCGCCTGGGACCGCTTGTTCGCCGGACCACGGCCCGCCGAGCTGCATCCGTTCATCGAGCTGACGGGCCCGCGGCAGGTCGCCCCGGCCACGCCGGGCGACCTGTTGTTCCACATCCGCGCCGAGACGATGGACGTCTGCTTCGAGCTGGCCGGCCGCATCGTCAAGTCGATGGCCGGGGCGGTGACCGTGGTCGACGAGGTGCACGGCTTCCGGTTCTTCGACAACCGTGATCTGCTGGGCTTTGTCGACGGCACCGAGAACCCCGGCGGGCCGGCGGCCGCGCACGCCACCACGATCGGTGACGAGGATCCCGACTTTGCGGGCGCGTGCTACGTGCACGTGCAGAAGTACCTGCACGACATGGCGGCGTGGGAATCGCTGACGGTGACCGAACAGGAACGGGTGATCGGCCGCACCAAGCTGGACGACATCGAACTCGACGACGACGCCAAACCGTCCAACTCACACATCGCGCTCAACGTGATCACCGACGCTGAGGGCTCCGAGCTGAAAATCGTGCGGCACAACATGCCGTTCGGCGAGGTCGGCAAGGGCGAATACGGCACGTACTTCATCGGCTACTCGCGGACACCGCGGGTCACCGAACACATGCTGCGCAACATGTTTCTGGGCGACCCGCCGGGCAACACCGACCGGGTGCTGGATTTTTCCACCGCGGTCACCGGCGGGCTGTTCTTCACCCCCACAATCGACTTCCTCGACGATCCACCGCCGCTGCCCGGCCCACAGATGTCGCCTGCCGCTAGTCCTGCCTCCGGCGACGGATCACTGGGGATCGGCAGCCTGAAAGGAACATCTCGATGA
- a CDS encoding M18 family aminopeptidase produces MVATALGLCEFIDASPSPFHVCATVARRLRAAGYTELGEADRWPDQPGRYFIVRAASLVAWNCDGPAGPFRIVGAHTDSPNLRVKQHPDLLVAGWQVVALQPYGGAWLNSWLDRDLGISGRLTVRDHAGLAHRLVRIDDPILRVPQLAIHLAEDRKSVTLDPQRHVNAVFGVGDQPGSFLRYVAERAGVAEADVLAADLMTHDLTPSAVIGADSSLLSAPRLDNLASCYAGMEALLAWDGDSAPRGVVPVLVIFDHEEVGSASDHGAQSNLLAGVLERIVLAAGGSREDFLRRLPASLLASADMAHATHPNYPERHEPGHLIEVNAGPVVKVHPNLRYATDGRTAAAFALACQQAGVPVQRYEHRADLPCGSTIGPLASARTGIPTVDVGAAQLAMHSARELMGAHDVAAYAAALGAFLAPRA; encoded by the coding sequence ATGGTGGCCACCGCCCTTGGCCTGTGCGAATTCATCGACGCGTCCCCCTCCCCGTTTCACGTCTGCGCCACGGTGGCCCGACGGCTGCGCGCTGCCGGCTACACCGAGCTCGGCGAGGCGGACCGCTGGCCGGACCAGCCCGGCCGCTACTTCATCGTGCGGGCCGCGTCGCTGGTGGCCTGGAACTGCGACGGGCCGGCGGGACCGTTCCGGATCGTCGGCGCGCACACCGACAGCCCCAATCTCCGGGTCAAACAGCATCCGGATCTGCTGGTCGCCGGCTGGCAGGTGGTCGCGCTGCAGCCGTACGGGGGCGCGTGGCTGAACTCCTGGCTGGACCGTGATCTGGGCATCAGCGGGCGCTTAACGGTGCGAGACCACGCCGGGCTAGCCCACCGGCTGGTCCGGATAGACGATCCGATTCTGCGGGTGCCGCAGCTGGCCATCCACCTGGCCGAGGACCGCAAGTCCGTCACGTTGGATCCACAACGACATGTCAATGCGGTCTTCGGTGTGGGCGATCAGCCGGGGTCCTTTCTGAGGTATGTCGCCGAGCGCGCCGGGGTAGCCGAAGCCGATGTGTTGGCCGCCGACCTGATGACCCATGACCTGACCCCGTCGGCGGTGATCGGCGCCGACTCCAGCCTGCTGAGCGCCCCGCGTCTGGACAATCTAGCCAGCTGCTATGCGGGGATGGAGGCGTTGCTGGCCTGGGACGGGGACTCGGCGCCGCGCGGTGTCGTGCCGGTGCTGGTGATCTTCGACCACGAGGAGGTCGGCTCGGCCTCCGACCACGGCGCCCAGTCCAACCTGCTGGCAGGCGTCCTGGAACGCATCGTGCTGGCCGCCGGCGGCAGCCGGGAGGACTTCCTGCGGCGGCTGCCGGCCTCGCTGCTGGCCTCGGCCGACATGGCGCACGCGACCCACCCCAACTACCCCGAGCGTCACGAGCCCGGTCACCTCATCGAGGTCAACGCCGGACCGGTGGTCAAGGTGCACCCGAATCTGCGCTACGCCACCGACGGGCGCACCGCCGCGGCGTTCGCGCTGGCCTGCCAGCAGGCCGGCGTGCCGGTGCAGCGTTACGAACACCGCGCCGACCTGCCGTGCGGATCGACGATCGGACCGTTGGCCTCGGCCCGGACCGGCATCCCCACCGTCGACGTCGGCGCCGCCCAGCTTGCCATGCACTCCGCGCGTGAACTGATGGGCGCCCACGACGTGGCCGCCTATGCGGCGGCGCTGGGTGCGTTCCTTGCGCCGCGGGCATAG
- a CDS encoding VOC family protein — MALTVEMVTFDCADPAKLAGWWAEQFGGKTHELLPGEFIAVTRPAGPRLGFQKVPDPSPGKNRVHLDFTTEDVDAEVSRLTAAGANEVERHQMGDTFRWVVLADPEGNVFCVASQ, encoded by the coding sequence ATGGCACTCACCGTAGAGATGGTCACCTTCGACTGCGCCGACCCCGCGAAGCTGGCCGGCTGGTGGGCCGAGCAGTTCGGCGGTAAGACCCACGAACTGCTGCCCGGCGAATTCATCGCGGTGACCCGACCCGCGGGGCCCCGGCTGGGATTCCAGAAGGTGCCCGACCCGTCGCCCGGAAAGAACCGCGTGCACCTCGATTTCACTACTGAGGATGTGGATGCCGAGGTGTCGCGGCTGACCGCTGCCGGTGCCAACGAGGTGGAACGGCACCAGATGGGCGACACCTTCCGCTGGGTGGTGCTGGCCGACCCCGAGGGCAACGTCTTCTGCGTGGCGAGTCAGTAA
- a CDS encoding acetyl-/succinyl-CoA transferase has protein sequence MSRHWPLFDLRITTPRTQLRLPTEELCDQLIDTILDGIHDPERMPFAVPWTRAPRADLPFNTLSHLWQELARFQQDDWALPFAVVIGGRAVGVQALSAKDFPIARQVASGSWLGLGYQRRGYGTEMRAAALHFAFTELGAEVATSASFVDNPASIAVSRRNGYRDNGVEQVAREGVMVEQLRFRLTRDDWQRHRSVEVRVDGFDRCRGLFGLAC, from the coding sequence ATGTCTCGTCACTGGCCGCTGTTTGACCTGCGCATCACCACGCCGCGGACGCAGCTGCGGCTGCCCACCGAGGAGTTGTGCGACCAGCTGATCGACACCATTCTCGACGGAATCCACGACCCCGAGCGGATGCCGTTTGCGGTTCCGTGGACGCGAGCGCCGCGGGCCGATCTACCGTTTAACACCCTCTCGCACCTCTGGCAGGAACTGGCACGCTTCCAACAGGACGACTGGGCGCTGCCATTCGCAGTCGTCATCGGCGGCCGGGCCGTCGGCGTTCAGGCCTTATCCGCCAAAGACTTCCCCATCGCGCGTCAGGTTGCGTCCGGTTCATGGCTCGGATTGGGTTACCAACGCCGTGGCTATGGCACCGAGATGCGCGCGGCCGCACTGCATTTCGCGTTCACCGAGCTGGGAGCGGAAGTCGCCACCTCAGCGTCTTTTGTCGATAACCCGGCCTCGATCGCGGTTTCCCGCCGCAACGGTTACCGAGACAACGGCGTGGAGCAGGTGGCACGCGAGGGAGTCATGGTGGAGCAGTTGCGTTTCCGGCTGACCCGCGACGATTGGCAGCGGCATCGCAGCGTCGAGGTGCGGGTGGACGGGTTCGACCGCTGCCGAGGGCTTTTCGGCCTTGCCTGCTGA